The nucleotide window CCCACTCCCACTCCCACTCCCACTCCCACTCCCACTCCCACTCCCACTCCCACTCCCACTCCCACTCCCACTCCCACTCCCACTCCCACTCCGGGATCACCAAATGTCACAGTCGTGGTCGGCAGCGTCACCGTGACCTTCAAGGTCACCAACGACTGGACGAGCGGCTTTCAGGGAGACGTCTCCATCAGGAACAACGGCACGACCGCGCTGAACGACTGGCAGCTCGGCTTCAATCTGGGTCGCACGATCAGCACCATCTGGAATGCCCGTCTGGTCAGTCAGTCGGGCGGCGCTGCCGTGATCGACGCCTCGACGATCGCCTGGAACAAGAACATCCCCGCCGGCGGCACCGTGAGCTTCGGCTTCACCGCGGCCCCTGGCGTCCTCACCACGCCGCCCTCCGGATTCACATTCAGCGCAACCGGCTCGACGAACCCCACTCCAACGCCCACTCCAACGCCCACTCCCGTCCCCACGCCGACACCAACTCCTTCCCCGACACCCGTCCCAACGCCAACGCCAACGCCAACGCCAACGCCAACGCCAACGCCAACGCCAACGCCAACGCCAACGCCGGGCGCGTCGCCGAACTACGCAGAGGCACTCCAGAAATCGCTCTTCTTCTACGACGCCCAGCGCTCCGGAAAACTTCCCGCGAATTTCCGCATCAACTGGCGAGGGGACTCAGCACTCACCGATGGCTCCGATGTCGGCGTCGATCTTAGCGGCGGATTCTACGACGCCGGCGACCACGGAAAATTCGGCCTGCCCATGCTCAGCACGATGACGCTGCTCGCCTGGGGCGGCCTGGAATATGCCGACGGCTTCACGGCCTCGGGCCAGCGCGCCCAGCTCCTCAGCACGATTCGCTGGGGCACGGACTGGATTCTCAAGGCTCATCCCAGCGCGAATGTCTTCTACGGTCAGGTCGGCAAGGGTGACCTCGACCACGCCTATTGGGGTCCTCCCGAGACGATGACCATGGTCCGCCCCGCCTATGCGGTGACCGCGGCGAAACCCGGGAGCGAACTCGGCGGGGAAGGCGCGGCCGCGCTCGCCGCCGCGTCCCTGCTCTTCCGGCAGGACGACCCTGTCTATGCCGACACGCTTCTCGCGCACGCCCGGCAGCTCTTCACCTTCGCGGATACCTACCGCGGCACCTACACCGCGGCGATCACGGATGCCGCCAGCTTCTACAACTCCTACTCCGGCTACACCGACGAGCTCGTCTGGGGCGCCGCCTGGCTCTATCGCGCCACCGGCGAAGTCGCCTATCTCCAAAAAGCCGAGTCGCTCTACGCGCAGTATTACACGAATGCCTCGCTCCGCTGGACCCATAACTGGGACGACAAAACCTACGGCGCGAGCGTCCTCCTCGCCCAGCTCACGCGGAAGGCGATCTACATGACCGCCGTCGAGCACTTCCTCGACTACTGGAGCGTCGGCGACAACGGCGCGAAGATCGCCACCACGCCAGGCGGCCTCGCGTGGGTCAGCCAATGGGGCTCCCTGCGCTACGCGGCGAATACCGCCCTGCTGGCCTTCATCTACAGCGACACCGTGCGCGACGTCGGCACGCGCTATCACGACTTCGCAAAGAAGCAGATCGATTACGCGCTCGGCGTGAATCCGGTGAGCCGCAGTTACGTCGTCGGTTTCGGCAACAACCCGCCGCGAAATCCGCACCACCGCGGCGCGCATGGCTCGTGGGCGAACACCATCGAGAGCCCGACCGACAATCGCCACGTCCTCTACGGCGCGCTCGTCGGCGGCCCCGCCTCCGCCAGCGACACCGACTACGTGGACGACCGCAGCAACTACGTCACCAACGAGGTTGCCCTCGACTACAACGCCGGCTTCACCGGCGCGCTCGCCCGACTCGTCCGCGAAAAGGGCGGCACGCCGCTCGCGAACTGGCCGCAGCCCGAGACGCCCGATGACGAGTTCTTCGTCGAGGCCTCGATCAACCAGCAGGGCAGCGGCTTCACCGAGATTCGCGCGCTGTTGAACAACCGCTCCGCCTTCCCCGCGGCCGCCTCGGAATTCCTCGCGTTCCGCTACTACGTCGACCTCACCGAGGCGCTTGCCGCCGGCATCCAGCCCTCGCAGATCGCCGTAACCTCGAGCTATAGCCAGGGCGGAAGAGTCTCCCCGCTTCAGCCCTACGACGTGGCGCGGAAGATCTACTACGTCGAGGCGGACTTCACCGGCACGCTCATCACGCCCGGCAGCAGCTCCACGTATCGGAAGGAGATCCAGTTCCGCCTCAGCCTGCCGAGCGGCGCCCCCGCCTCGGCGTGGAATCCCGCAAACGACTACTCCTACCAGGGCCTCGCCGCCGGCAATGCGACTCCCGCGAAGACCAGCCGCATCCCGGTCTTCCAGCAAGGCGAGCGCCTCGGCGGCACCCTCCCCTGATTTCTTTTCACCACCAAGACACGGAGACACCAAGGATTTCAAAGGCCTTCTTGGAGCCTTGGTGTCTTGGTGGTGAAAATCAGTCCCGAAACACGATCGTCTTCGCCCCGTGCATCAGCACGCGATCCTCGACGTGGTAGCGCACGCCGCGGGCCAGCGCGAGGCGCTCGCAGTCGCGCCCGAGACGGCGCAGATTCCCAAGGTCGTGGAAGTGCTCCACCCGCACGACCTCCTGGTCGATGATCGGCCCGGCATCCAGTTCGGCAGTCGCGTAATGGCACGTCGCGCCGATGAGTTTTACCCCCCGTTCGAAGGCCTGCCGATACGGATCCGCTCCCGCGAAGGCCGGCAGGAACGAATGATGGATGTTGATCACGCGGCCACGAAACTGCTCGCAGAACCACGCCGGAAGAATCTGCATGAAGCGCGCCATCACGATCACATCCGCGCGCGCCGCCTCGCATTGCCGCGCGATCTCGTGGAAGGCCTCCTCCTTGTTTGCTCCGGTCATCGGCACATGGAGAAACGGCACGCCCTCCGCGGCCGCAATCTCCTCACACACGCGATGATTGGAAAGGATGAGCGGCACCGCCGCCGGCAATTCGCCGAATTTCCGTCGCCACAGGAGATCGGTTACGCAATGCGTCTCCTTGCTCGCAAGGATCACCACGCGTTGCGGGTTTCCAATTCTCCGCAGCGACCATTCGGCTCCCACCTCCGCCGCGAAGGCGGTAAAGTCGCGCTCGAGCAGCGCCATATCGCCGGAGCCCGCGATGGACTCGATCCGCAGGCGCGCAAAGAACCACCGACTCGCGACATCGCTGTAACTATGGGCCTCCGCGAGGTTCAGCCCATGCGCGGCAACGAGGCCAGTCACCCTCGCCACCAGGCCGACGGCATCCGGGCAGCTCATCCTGAAAACCAGTCCTTCCTCGCTCATGTCGATCTTTCCATAACCGTCCCTCCCGCACCGCAACCAGCGCGAAGTTCATCGAAAGTTCACCGCGAGTTCATTGGGAAATTCAAGCCCTGTCCCCTAAACTGCGCCCATGGACGAATCCGCGCGCTCCGCTCCGACTGCTGAAGTCACCGCCGTCACGATCCCCCCGGCCGCACGCTGGATTTTCCGCCCGCGGCAATCCCTGCTTCTCCCGCCCGGCGCGACTTCGCCGCTCATGCTTCTCTGGGTCTGGCTCCTCCCGCAGGCGCTTCTGCTCTTCCTGAACTTCCAGGCCTGGAGCCTCGCGGTCGGGGAAATGGACCCCGGCAATCGCACCGCGGCCCTCTCGCTGTTCGCTCTGGAACTGGCGCTCCTTCTCGGCGGTGCGGCGTTCCTCGTCGAGCGAAGCGTGCGCCGCCGACAGATCCCGCGTCTCGCCGGGCTCGTCTTCGTTCTCGCGACCTCGATCTTTCTCGCCGTCGTCCTGCTCCATGGGGAAAGCGCGATCCCTCGCTCGCTGCGCCAATGGATCCTTCCGCCCGACCAGTGGCTCTACAAGCAGTTCGCCCTCGTCGCCCCCGGAGCGCTCTACGGCGCGTTCCGACTGCTCTGCCCGGATCGCGAGGGCAACTACCTCGGCGGCGTGGCGGTCAGCATTGCTGCGTTCGTCTCGCCATTTGTTTTCATCCTGCTCGCCAT belongs to Chthoniobacterales bacterium and includes:
- a CDS encoding glycoside hydrolase family 9 protein codes for the protein PTPTPTPTPTPTPTPTPTPTPTPTPTPTPTPGSPNVTVVVGSVTVTFKVTNDWTSGFQGDVSIRNNGTTALNDWQLGFNLGRTISTIWNARLVSQSGGAAVIDASTIAWNKNIPAGGTVSFGFTAAPGVLTTPPSGFTFSATGSTNPTPTPTPTPTPVPTPTPTPSPTPVPTPTPTPTPTPTPTPTPTPTPTPGASPNYAEALQKSLFFYDAQRSGKLPANFRINWRGDSALTDGSDVGVDLSGGFYDAGDHGKFGLPMLSTMTLLAWGGLEYADGFTASGQRAQLLSTIRWGTDWILKAHPSANVFYGQVGKGDLDHAYWGPPETMTMVRPAYAVTAAKPGSELGGEGAAALAAASLLFRQDDPVYADTLLAHARQLFTFADTYRGTYTAAITDAASFYNSYSGYTDELVWGAAWLYRATGEVAYLQKAESLYAQYYTNASLRWTHNWDDKTYGASVLLAQLTRKAIYMTAVEHFLDYWSVGDNGAKIATTPGGLAWVSQWGSLRYAANTALLAFIYSDTVRDVGTRYHDFAKKQIDYALGVNPVSRSYVVGFGNNPPRNPHHRGAHGSWANTIESPTDNRHVLYGALVGGPASASDTDYVDDRSNYVTNEVALDYNAGFTGALARLVREKGGTPLANWPQPETPDDEFFVEASINQQGSGFTEIRALLNNRSAFPAAASEFLAFRYYVDLTEALAAGIQPSQIAVTSSYSQGGRVSPLQPYDVARKIYYVEADFTGTLITPGSSSTYRKEIQFRLSLPSGAPASAWNPANDYSYQGLAAGNATPAKTSRIPVFQQGERLGGTLP
- the purU gene encoding formyltetrahydrofolate deformylase, which produces MSEEGLVFRMSCPDAVGLVARVTGLVAAHGLNLAEAHSYSDVASRWFFARLRIESIAGSGDMALLERDFTAFAAEVGAEWSLRRIGNPQRVVILASKETHCVTDLLWRRKFGELPAAVPLILSNHRVCEEIAAAEGVPFLHVPMTGANKEEAFHEIARQCEAARADVIVMARFMQILPAWFCEQFRGRVINIHHSFLPAFAGADPYRQAFERGVKLIGATCHYATAELDAGPIIDQEVVRVEHFHDLGNLRRLGRDCERLALARGVRYHVEDRVLMHGAKTIVFRD